The nucleotide sequence CGGGCTGAGCCGGGAACGAAGTGTCCCCTGCTTAGCCCGGCGGTCTCTTGGTGATGACCACAACCTTGCCGCTGTCGCTCATGAACGCCGTGACGATCCAGCTCACAGCGCTGATCACGAGCGCGCCCAGCATGGCCGAGCCGAAGCCCGCCACGTGAAAGCCCTTGACCAACGAGGCCACCAGCCAGAAGCAAAGCCCGTTGAGCACCAGCAGGAAGAGCCCGAGCGTCACGAGCGTGATCGGCAGCGTCAGGATGAGCAGGACGGGCCGGACGAAGGCGTTGACGAGGCCGAGGAGCACGGCCGCGGCCAGCGCCGGGACGATCCCGTCCACGCTGATACCCGGCAGGATGGACGCGGCGAGCACAATCGCGAGCGCGTTGACCGCGACCCGCACGAGGAATCCCATCTGCGCCTCCGTTCGGTGAGCCGGCGAACCCGGAGCATCTCGGCGTATACTGCCATCTCGTCGTATACTTGTGGAACCGTGCGTCGATTCCATTATAGACCATTGTTCGTGGCGTCCCTGTGCGCGCCGCTCTTCTGGGGCGCGGCCTGCGCGGCCGAAACCCGCAGCGTGACCATCGACCCCGCGCTCGCACGCGGAGCCGCCGATGCGCCCGTCACCATCGTGGAGTTCGCCGACTACCAGTGACCCTACTGCAAGCGCGCCCAGCAGGTGCTGGGCCAGCTGCTGCAGGAGTTCAAGGGCAAGGTGCGTGTCGTCCACAAGGACTTCCCGCTGTCCTCCCACGCGGGCGCGCTCCCCGCGGCCGAGGCGGCGCGCTGCGCCGGCTCGCAGGGCGTCTTCTGGGAGTACCACGATCTCCTCTATCTCAGCGTGCCGGACTTCTCGCGCGACGACCTCATCCGCTACGCGGGCCGCCTCAACCTCGACCGCGACGCCTTCACCACCTGTATCGACACCCGCAGGCTCCGCAAAGACGTAGCGGCCGATGTGGCCGAGGGCCGCGCGATCGGTATTAGGGGAACGCCCACCTTCCTGGTCAACGGCACGCTGCTCGTCGGCGCCCAGCCCATCGAAGCCTTCCGCCAGGCAATCCGGGAGGCGCTGAAGGAAGCCGGCGCCAAGTAGCCGGATCCCAAGCAGCCGGATCCCAAGGGGTCAGATCGAGGACAGTCCGCATGACCACAGCTCCCGTCAGCCTGTTCGTCGACAGCGCCAACGTCCCGTGGGTCGAGCGGCGGCCCGGTGTCTTCTGGAAAACCCTCTGGGAGGACGCCGACGGCCGCCAGAAGGCCGTCCTCATTCGCTACACGCCCGGCTCCGTCATCGCGCGCCACCGCCACATCGGCGACGAGCAGATCTGGGTGCTCGAAGGCGAGGTCGCGGACGACACGGGCGTCTGCACTGCCGGGAACTACGCTCGACGGCCGCCAGGCTACGTGCACACGGTCACGAGCCCCGCTGGCGCGCTGGTGTTCGCGGTGATCTCAGGACCGACAGAGGCCGTCTAGCAGGCGGCTGAAAAAGGCCCATCTGCTTCGTTGGCGCCCTCGGCCGCACGCTCAACGTACAGGAAGTACGCCTCGCGTGCACCCTTCGGGCACCGCCTCGCATCTGGACCTTTTTGAGCCGCCTGCGGCATCACGCCTCCTCTACGCGCCCCAGGTCGAGCGCATCGGTCAGTGTCTTGAGCAGGCAGAAAAGGCTCGCGCGCACGGTCTCGTCGTAGTCGCCGGCCGCCGTCCCGCCCTCGTAGAACACCGAGAGGATGTAGGCCGGCAGGCTCGGATGCTCCCCGTGCTCGAGCGCCACGAGGAGTTCGGCGGGTCCAGTGCCTCCTTCGTGCTCGGCAAGCCACGCCTGGGTCTCGGCGTAGGCCCCCATGACGCGTTCTTCCGCGAGCAGCGGGAACGGACGGCCCAGGCTGGCCTCGAGGACCTTGAAAAGGAGGAATGCCAAGCCGAGGGCCGCTTTCTGGACGGCGGGATCCAACGCGCTCGTGACGGACTGGGAAAAAGCGGCGGCGTGGGGCTGGAGCTCGAGGAAGACCTGCGCCTCGCTCGCGACGCGGGCGGGGGCGTACGCGGTCATGCCGCGCCACACTTCGTCGACGAGCGCCCGATCGATGGCTCGCATCAGGAGGAATCCCCTTGCGGCTTCGTACGGTCTCCGGTAAGGTGAACAGTCGGGATTCTAGCACGCGCGGGCGCGCCGTCCGCGCGCTCTCCGCGTATGAGGCATTGATAATGAGGCATTGATGATGACCACAGAGCACTTCTGGCTGTCGGTGGGCTTCCTCGGTCAGGCGTTCTTCTCGAGCCGCTTTCTTGTCCAGTGGATCGCTTCCGAGCGCAAGAAAGAGAGCGTGGTCCCCGTCTCCTTCTGGTTCTTCTCGATCGGCGGCGGGACCACGCTCCTGATCTACGCGATCTACCGCCAGGACCCGGTGTTCATCCTGGGCCAGAGCGCGGGCCTCCTGGTCTACCTGCGCAACCTCTACCTCATCCGGCGCACGCAGCGCCGCCTCGCCCAGGCCGGCAGCTGACGTCCTCGGGCTGGAGAAAACATCCGATGGATCCGATCAAGTGGGCGGTGCCGCAGGCGCGGGAGATCCTGATGATCCCGGGTCCGACGGAGATCCCCTTCCCCGTCATCCAGGCCATGAACCAGCCGCCGGTGATCCAGTACGACCAGACCTTCGATGTGGACGTCCTGGAGCCGATCAACCTGGCGCTCAAGAAAGTGCTCCAGACGGAGCGGGGCGAGGTCATCACGATGCCGGGCTCCGGCAAGACCGCGCTCGAGTCGAGCGCGCTCTCGATGGTCGAGCCCGGCGACCG is from Candidatus Methylomirabilota bacterium and encodes:
- a CDS encoding phage holin family protein; protein product: MGFLVRVAVNALAIVLAASILPGISVDGIVPALAAAVLLGLVNAFVRPVLLILTLPITLVTLGLFLLVLNGLCFWLVASLVKGFHVAGFGSAMLGALVISAVSWIVTAFMSDSGKVVVITKRPPG
- a CDS encoding cupin domain-containing protein; translation: MTTAPVSLFVDSANVPWVERRPGVFWKTLWEDADGRQKAVLIRYTPGSVIARHRHIGDEQIWVLEGEVADDTGVCTAGNYARRPPGYVHTVTSPAGALVFAVISGPTEAV
- a CDS encoding lipid-A-disaccharide synthase N-terminal domain-containing protein, which encodes MTTEHFWLSVGFLGQAFFSSRFLVQWIASERKKESVVPVSFWFFSIGGGTTLLIYAIYRQDPVFILGQSAGLLVYLRNLYLIRRTQRRLAQAGS